From the genome of Fimbriimonadia bacterium:
AGGCGTCGGCCGGAGTTGCGCGACTCCTCGAGCGCAGCCTCGAGTTGCGATTCGGTGATACGGCCCGCCGCGACCAGTATTTCGCCCAGGCGCCGTCGTGCAATCATTAAACTGCCTTACTCCTCGGAGGGATTATCGGTCAGTTTAGGGAGGTTGTGCCGAAACTAGATCGGAATTCCGGCCTGCTGGAGCACTTCTACCGCGACTTCCCTCATCGTACGGCTCGAATTGCGCGCCCCGAAGTGAATCGTCTTGAACGCTTGCTCTTCGGTCATCCCCTTCGAGTTCATGAGGTACGCCTTTGCCCGGTCCACCAGCTTCCGTGCCTCCAGTGCCTCGCGAAGGTGCTCGGCTTCCTTCTCGGTCGCCACGCGCTCGCGGAAGCGCTTGACGGCGATTTCGATGGCAGGGCGGATCTCCTCACCCCGAATGGGCTTTACCAGGTAACCGCCGGCCCCGACTTCTCCCGCCTGCTGAATCAGTTCATCCTCGACATAGCCAGTAAGGAACAGCACGGCGCAAGGGCTCACGAGCTGAGCTCTCT
Proteins encoded in this window:
- a CDS encoding response regulator; the protein is MANWRILIADDDEAVRQVLREHLESLGHHVVAECLNGLEVVDQAAQVSPDLMILDIRMPEMDGIEAAKRAQLVSPCAVLFLTGYVEDELIQQAGEVGAGGYLVKPIRGEEIRPAIEIAVKRFRERVATEKEAEHLREALEARKLVDRAKAYLMNSKGMTEEQAFKTIHFGARNSSRTMREVAVEVLQQAGIPI